In a single window of the Thermoplasmata archaeon genome:
- the smc gene encoding chromosome segregation protein SMC: MFLKEIEMENFKSFGRKITVPVLQGYTAITGPNGSGKSNISDAILFVLGPKSSKAIRAGKLTDLIWNGGKAKNPAGYTQVSLVFDNGDRGIPLEADEVKLTRYVGLSPSVDGGYNSYFYINDRKSSLAEFDQLLAHARISAEGYNMVQQGDVQKICSMTSVDRRRILDNIAGITKFDDDIGQAETKRRETEENLERIRIILEEIDKQLQQLAVDREGALKYKELNERLTEAKAQLAYKNRELIERQIVGTKEQIAKHEGDREKLLAQKEEFRKKLEEAQGRLNELEQKMADRGGEEAKQLKEKLDGLRVDRARASDGIEASKETLKQLKSDAADAAKERSKVLKEIEALERERESVEKRIGELDAAVKMVDADLHEVDEKASKSDAKVLTIQKEIIALSKQIDEIEEKLKGIVLEGDRAKESMERLSSEIAQLEETRKGYQVEFDDADWQLKELKSHSKESGKGFQKLQQEFHEKRNEEARLSKEQTELQQAILTLTRQYAQLKAEADVAENMRRGYTAAVSSILEARDTGTLKGVHGTVAQLAHVDPKYETAIVTAAGSRMQAIIVDDDSVAAACIDYLKKNKVGRATFLPLNKMLVGKPRGKAILVAKECLGMAIDLCQFDEKYRDAFFYVFGDTLVVQTLDEARKWMGGVRLVTLGGELIEASGAMIGGEAEKSSLKFGPRSADELEKVSEKLREAQAQAEQVGTRLEELRREILELEGQLKDYGGKTGVAEVKLGALEAKRKEFATKLTGNEKDLTDRKGRFAEAGTTAKRIAEDLEKFTHGLESLKAKRDERKKAVIDSTPQQISSRMKELMAKRSALAEELSQNTSKLDAMGTQLQVLGDRRTEMETRAANLETQRKDHEGRIKTFEESLGRLENEIRALEKMEAQLGKKMKDLQDARDAAYREKTDLEGDLDKLAHKVETKDDFILKMQTELKVEEDQLAEADRVMKEMAVEIKEEKLPSLETLKQTISECETGIGALGNINLRALEDYDAQQARHKELDEDHKRLEGQRQELMNLVAELTEKKKEGLSKVFVAINENFKKVYGEISEGGEAELVLESDAEPFTGGLIVKARPPNKKVLRLEALSGGEKSLVSLAFIFAIQEFDPSPFYLFDEVDQNLDAVNAEKVARMIRNNASTAQFLQISLRKVTLKEADHIVGVTMTPGSTSEIIMRVNLAEIEDEKPSAEVPA, encoded by the coding sequence TTGTTTCTGAAAGAAATCGAGATGGAGAACTTCAAGTCCTTTGGCCGCAAGATCACGGTCCCCGTCCTCCAGGGCTACACCGCGATCACGGGCCCGAACGGCTCCGGGAAGAGCAACATCTCGGACGCGATCCTCTTCGTCCTGGGGCCGAAGAGCTCCAAGGCCATCCGCGCCGGGAAGCTCACGGACCTGATCTGGAACGGGGGCAAGGCGAAGAACCCCGCCGGGTACACCCAGGTCAGCCTCGTCTTCGACAACGGGGACCGCGGGATCCCCCTCGAGGCGGACGAGGTCAAGCTCACCCGGTACGTGGGCCTGAGCCCCTCCGTGGACGGCGGCTACAACTCCTACTTCTACATCAACGACCGGAAGTCCTCCCTCGCGGAGTTCGACCAGCTCCTGGCGCACGCCCGCATCTCCGCGGAGGGATACAACATGGTCCAGCAGGGGGACGTCCAGAAGATCTGCTCCATGACCTCCGTGGACCGCCGCCGGATCCTGGACAACATCGCGGGGATCACCAAGTTCGACGACGACATCGGGCAGGCCGAGACGAAGCGGCGGGAGACCGAGGAGAACCTCGAGCGGATCCGGATCATCCTGGAGGAGATCGACAAGCAGCTCCAGCAGCTCGCGGTGGACCGCGAGGGCGCACTCAAGTACAAGGAGCTGAACGAGCGCCTCACGGAGGCGAAGGCCCAGCTCGCGTACAAGAACCGCGAGCTCATCGAACGCCAGATCGTCGGCACGAAGGAGCAGATCGCGAAGCACGAGGGCGACCGGGAGAAGCTTCTGGCGCAGAAGGAGGAGTTCCGGAAGAAGCTCGAGGAAGCCCAGGGCCGCCTGAACGAGCTCGAGCAGAAGATGGCGGACCGCGGCGGCGAGGAGGCCAAGCAGCTCAAGGAGAAGCTGGACGGGCTCCGCGTGGACCGCGCGCGAGCCTCGGACGGCATCGAAGCCTCCAAGGAGACGCTGAAGCAGCTCAAGTCCGACGCGGCGGACGCCGCGAAGGAGCGGTCCAAGGTCCTCAAGGAGATCGAGGCCCTCGAGCGCGAGCGGGAGAGCGTGGAGAAGCGCATCGGCGAACTCGACGCGGCCGTCAAGATGGTGGATGCGGACCTCCACGAGGTCGACGAAAAGGCGTCCAAGAGCGACGCGAAGGTCCTCACGATCCAGAAGGAGATCATCGCCCTGAGCAAGCAGATCGACGAGATCGAGGAGAAGCTCAAGGGCATCGTCCTGGAGGGCGACCGCGCGAAGGAATCCATGGAGCGTCTGTCGTCGGAGATCGCCCAGCTCGAGGAGACCCGCAAGGGGTACCAGGTCGAGTTCGACGACGCGGACTGGCAGCTCAAAGAGCTGAAGTCCCATTCCAAGGAGAGCGGGAAGGGGTTCCAGAAGCTCCAGCAGGAGTTCCACGAGAAGCGGAACGAGGAGGCCCGGCTGTCCAAGGAGCAGACGGAGCTCCAGCAGGCGATCCTCACGCTCACGCGGCAGTACGCGCAGCTCAAGGCGGAAGCCGACGTGGCGGAGAACATGCGCCGCGGGTACACGGCCGCGGTGTCGTCCATCCTCGAGGCCCGCGACACGGGCACCCTGAAGGGCGTGCACGGGACCGTAGCCCAGCTCGCGCACGTGGACCCCAAGTACGAGACCGCCATCGTGACGGCCGCGGGCTCGCGGATGCAGGCGATCATCGTGGACGACGACAGCGTCGCGGCGGCCTGCATCGACTACCTGAAGAAGAACAAGGTCGGCCGCGCGACCTTCCTGCCGCTCAACAAGATGCTCGTCGGGAAGCCGAGGGGCAAGGCGATCCTCGTGGCCAAGGAGTGCCTGGGGATGGCCATCGACCTCTGCCAGTTCGACGAGAAGTACCGGGACGCCTTCTTCTACGTGTTCGGTGACACGCTCGTCGTGCAGACCCTGGACGAGGCCCGGAAGTGGATGGGCGGCGTCCGGCTCGTGACCCTAGGCGGGGAGCTCATCGAGGCGAGCGGCGCGATGATCGGGGGCGAGGCGGAGAAGTCCTCCCTCAAGTTCGGCCCGCGGTCCGCGGACGAGCTCGAGAAGGTCTCCGAGAAGCTCCGGGAGGCCCAAGCCCAGGCGGAGCAGGTCGGGACGCGCCTCGAGGAACTGCGCCGCGAGATCCTCGAGCTCGAGGGCCAGCTCAAGGATTACGGCGGCAAGACGGGCGTTGCCGAGGTCAAGCTCGGCGCCCTCGAGGCGAAACGGAAGGAGTTCGCCACGAAGCTGACCGGGAACGAGAAGGACCTCACGGACCGCAAAGGGCGGTTCGCCGAGGCCGGGACGACGGCCAAGCGGATCGCGGAGGATCTCGAGAAGTTCACGCACGGCCTCGAGTCCCTGAAGGCGAAGCGGGACGAGCGCAAGAAGGCGGTCATCGACTCGACCCCGCAACAGATTTCCTCGCGGATGAAGGAGCTCATGGCCAAGCGGAGCGCGTTGGCCGAGGAGCTGAGCCAGAACACGTCCAAGCTCGACGCCATGGGGACGCAGCTCCAGGTGCTCGGGGACCGGCGCACGGAGATGGAGACCCGGGCCGCGAATCTCGAGACCCAGCGGAAGGACCACGAGGGCCGCATCAAGACCTTTGAGGAGTCCCTGGGACGGCTCGAGAACGAGATCCGCGCCCTGGAGAAGATGGAGGCCCAGCTCGGGAAGAAGATGAAGGACCTCCAGGATGCGCGGGACGCGGCGTACCGGGAGAAGACGGACCTCGAGGGCGACCTGGACAAGCTCGCGCACAAGGTCGAGACGAAGGACGACTTCATCCTGAAGATGCAGACGGAGCTCAAGGTCGAGGAGGACCAGCTCGCCGAGGCGGACCGCGTGATGAAGGAGATGGCCGTCGAGATCAAGGAGGAGAAGCTGCCCTCCCTGGAGACGCTCAAGCAGACGATCTCCGAGTGCGAGACGGGGATCGGGGCCCTGGGGAACATCAACCTCCGGGCCCTCGAGGACTACGACGCGCAGCAGGCCCGGCACAAGGAGCTCGATGAGGACCACAAGCGCCTCGAGGGGCAACGCCAGGAACTCATGAACCTCGTCGCGGAACTCACGGAGAAGAAGAAGGAGGGCCTGAGCAAGGTCTTCGTCGCGATCAACGAGAACTTCAAGAAGGTCTACGGGGAGATCTCGGAAGGCGGCGAGGCCGAACTCGTCCTCGAGAGCGATGCGGAACCCTTCACAGGCGGGCTCATCGTGAAGGCGCGACCGCCGAACAAGAAGGTCCTCCGACTCGAGGCCCTGTCGGGCGGGGAGAAGTCCCTCGTCTCCCTCGCGTTCATCTTCGCGATCCAGGAGTTCGACCCCTCGCCCTTCTACCTGTTCGACGAGGTGGACCAGAACTTGGACGCGGTGAACGCGGAGAAGGTGGCCCGGATGATCCGCAACAACGCCTCCACGGCCCAGTTCCTCCAGATCTCCCTGCGCAAGGTCACCCTGAAGGAGGCGGACCACATCGTCGGCGTCACCATGACGCCCGGCTCGACCTCCGAGATCATCATGCGCGTGAACCTCGCGGAGATTGAGGACGAGAAGCCCTCCGCGGAGGTGCCCGCATGA
- a CDS encoding glycosyltransferase family 4 protein — protein MKPIRVALVYLDDASFVQRDRAILGSAFAVRDVPCKGKRAIPRIIWSVLRSDVAFCWFALDHAYVACRAARLAGKKCVVIVGGLDAAKRPDLGYGAHLDPGMSRRTAYTIAHADRVLLVEDHLRDELVRNTGVARPDLTTVPLGFDTDWFSPGPGPRSGVLTVAIVNDVNVSRKGLDVFVETARRLPDLAFVLVGGRDNAATERLRAGATPNVRILGRIRDEELREEFRRARVYVQLSRYEAFGSALGEAMACGCVPVGTDVGGIAALIDGTGRLVPVGDVDATVQAIREADAAGDGLAARRRIVAQYSIDRRRRALAEVIESLVPR, from the coding sequence GTGAAGCCAATCCGCGTCGCCCTGGTCTACCTGGACGACGCGTCGTTCGTCCAGCGCGACCGCGCCATCCTTGGTTCCGCGTTCGCGGTCCGGGACGTGCCCTGTAAGGGGAAGCGGGCCATCCCCCGGATTATCTGGTCGGTCCTCCGAAGCGACGTGGCGTTCTGCTGGTTCGCCCTGGACCACGCCTACGTCGCGTGCCGTGCCGCCCGGCTAGCGGGGAAGAAGTGCGTCGTGATCGTCGGCGGGCTGGACGCCGCCAAGCGACCCGATCTGGGATACGGGGCGCACCTGGACCCTGGGATGAGCCGCCGGACCGCGTACACGATCGCCCATGCGGACCGCGTCTTGCTCGTCGAGGACCACCTGCGCGACGAACTGGTCCGCAACACGGGCGTCGCCCGTCCCGACTTGACGACCGTCCCCCTCGGTTTCGACACGGACTGGTTCAGTCCCGGCCCCGGACCCCGGTCCGGCGTCCTGACCGTCGCCATCGTGAACGACGTAAACGTGTCGCGAAAAGGCCTGGACGTCTTCGTCGAGACGGCCCGGAGGCTCCCCGACCTTGCATTCGTCCTCGTCGGCGGCCGCGACAACGCGGCCACGGAACGGCTCCGCGCCGGGGCGACGCCGAACGTGAGGATCCTCGGACGCATCCGCGACGAGGAACTCCGGGAGGAGTTCCGCCGCGCCCGCGTGTACGTCCAGCTGTCTCGGTACGAGGCGTTCGGGAGCGCGCTGGGGGAGGCGATGGCGTGCGGCTGCGTCCCGGTGGGCACGGATGTGGGCGGCATCGCCGCCCTGATCGATGGAACGGGTCGGCTCGTGCCCGTCGGCGACGTGGATGCGACCGTGCAGGCCATCCGAGAGGCGGATGCGGCCGGAGACGGGCTGGCGGCCCGCCGGAGAATCGTCGCGCAGTACTCCATCGACCGACGGCGTCGCGCGCTTGCCGAGGTCATCGAATCCCTGGTCCCCCGCTAG
- a CDS encoding methyltransferase domain-containing protein — translation MFRRMHPMPPVLDIGSGLGFFVECCLHHGVPAVGLELSKEGTLGSARRQLPVVRADLSLPFPFRDNAFGTVFAHHVLEHLPPDTERRVLREVRRVLRPGGFLFAVSPSTHHPRARDDPDHINLFTIPQLDAELRSAGFQRVSFDLNFWHPFWDPALRLGRVSVWAGALLWKVAPWERRVGVITALAWK, via the coding sequence ATCTTCCGCCGCATGCATCCCATGCCCCCGGTCCTGGACATCGGCTCGGGGCTGGGGTTCTTCGTGGAGTGCTGTCTCCACCACGGCGTTCCCGCGGTAGGGCTCGAGCTCTCCAAGGAGGGGACCCTAGGGAGCGCACGAAGGCAGCTGCCCGTCGTGCGTGCCGACCTGTCCCTACCGTTCCCGTTCCGCGACAACGCGTTCGGCACCGTGTTCGCCCACCACGTGCTCGAGCACCTGCCGCCGGACACGGAGCGTCGCGTGCTCCGGGAGGTCCGCCGGGTCCTCCGGCCCGGGGGGTTCCTGTTCGCCGTGTCGCCGAGCACCCACCATCCCCGGGCGCGGGATGACCCGGACCACATCAACCTGTTCACGATCCCCCAGCTGGACGCGGAGCTGCGCTCCGCGGGGTTCCAAAGAGTGAGTTTCGACCTCAACTTCTGGCATCCCTTCTGGGATCCCGCGCTTCGCCTCGGGAGAGTCTCGGTGTGGGCGGGAGCCCTCCTGTGGAAGGTTGCGCCCTGGGAGCGCCGCGTCGGCGTGATCACGGCCCTCGCGTGGAAGTGA
- a CDS encoding glycosyltransferase family 1 protein, producing the protein MPLRAQYPVTWVRAGQVDPRAKWFTAIYDEIRLHIPTHLIRLFYAPLPSLAPALCRLQMSVLERRDRITHIPTNAYHFLLRRRARCPTVISCYHVGPRKTMVPLELADRVLVSARQLIPGLEAFAKLPHPPEVVYLAVPPSYRPAEVPREPHQLLYVGTEQKRKNVEGLFRIFARVLKEHPATLVKIGKPGPERPRLSALARELGIQDHVVWRDYVPEEELVRLYQTSTLAVVPSFLEGFSMPCLEAMSTGCPLVASNLTAIPEIVGNGGLLISPNAEDEWADSILRILQEPAFARELAARGVQRSRDFSPQKSAEQTLRIYREVWQDWGGR; encoded by the coding sequence ATGCCGTTGCGCGCGCAGTACCCCGTGACCTGGGTGCGGGCAGGCCAGGTCGATCCCCGCGCGAAATGGTTCACGGCGATCTACGACGAGATCCGCCTGCACATTCCGACGCACCTGATTCGCCTCTTCTACGCGCCGCTGCCCTCCCTCGCACCGGCCCTGTGCCGCCTCCAGATGAGCGTCCTCGAGCGCCGGGACCGGATCACGCATATCCCCACGAACGCGTACCACTTCCTCCTGCGGAGGCGGGCGCGGTGCCCGACCGTGATCTCGTGCTACCACGTGGGGCCGCGGAAGACCATGGTGCCCCTCGAGCTCGCCGACCGGGTCCTGGTGAGCGCGCGCCAGCTCATTCCTGGGCTCGAGGCGTTCGCGAAGCTCCCGCACCCGCCCGAGGTCGTCTACCTCGCGGTGCCTCCCAGCTACCGCCCGGCGGAGGTGCCGCGGGAGCCCCACCAGCTCCTCTACGTGGGCACGGAGCAGAAGCGAAAGAACGTCGAGGGGCTGTTCCGGATCTTCGCTCGGGTGCTCAAGGAGCATCCCGCGACCCTCGTGAAGATCGGGAAGCCCGGCCCGGAACGGCCCCGGCTCTCGGCCTTGGCCCGCGAGCTCGGAATCCAGGACCACGTCGTATGGCGGGACTACGTCCCCGAGGAGGAGCTCGTGCGGCTCTACCAGACGTCCACGCTCGCCGTGGTCCCCTCCTTCCTCGAGGGGTTCTCCATGCCCTGCCTGGAGGCCATGTCCACGGGCTGTCCCTTGGTTGCCTCGAACCTCACCGCGATCCCGGAGATCGTGGGCAACGGCGGCCTGCTCATCAGCCCGAACGCCGAGGACGAGTGGGCCGACTCCATCCTGCGGATCCTCCAGGAACCCGCGTTCGCGCGCGAGCTCGCGGCACGCGGCGTGCAGCGCAGCCGTGACTTCTCGCCCCAGAAGAGCGCCGAGCAGACGCTCCGGATCTACCGCGAGGTGTGGCAGGACTGGGGGGGACGGTGA
- a CDS encoding glycosyltransferase family 4 protein produces MLVSNDVVHDTRVLKEARALRDAGHEIAFIGWDRSGRGPAESSWDGIRIRLVRTRGLLRLAAHDALRNPLWWRMAARLALREPFDAVHCHDLDTLPSGVRLKRKTGRPLVYDCHEVFGYMIEEDMPGFVVAAAFRLERRLAPQADRVIAVNEAVKRYIDGVTGRDSVLVQNCQELLVTGYRPPTAAAFTVLYVGTLHKSRFILPAIDVVGSMPDVRLVIGGTKALAAEVAARCAQHPNTTYLGPVPNERVLPLTLDAHAVLSMFDPALRINQVGFPNKIFEAMAAGRPAIVTEGLPMSDLVLRESCGLAVPYTTTGFRSAIERLRGDPSLADRLGRNGLEAARRTYNWQAESQKLVALYEGLGA; encoded by the coding sequence ATGCTCGTGTCAAACGACGTGGTCCACGACACGCGCGTCCTCAAGGAGGCGCGTGCCCTCCGCGACGCCGGACACGAGATCGCGTTCATCGGGTGGGACCGTTCCGGGCGTGGGCCGGCCGAGAGCTCGTGGGACGGCATCCGGATCCGCCTCGTGCGGACCCGCGGACTCCTTCGCCTCGCCGCGCATGATGCCCTCCGCAACCCGTTGTGGTGGCGCATGGCGGCACGACTCGCCCTGCGTGAGCCGTTCGATGCGGTCCACTGCCATGACCTCGACACCCTTCCCAGCGGGGTGCGGTTGAAACGGAAGACCGGCCGCCCCCTGGTGTACGACTGCCACGAAGTCTTCGGATACATGATCGAGGAGGACATGCCGGGGTTCGTGGTCGCCGCGGCGTTCCGGCTCGAGCGGCGCCTCGCGCCGCAAGCGGACCGCGTCATCGCGGTGAACGAGGCGGTGAAGCGGTACATCGACGGGGTGACGGGCCGAGACTCCGTGCTCGTGCAGAATTGCCAGGAGCTCCTCGTGACGGGGTATCGACCGCCGACGGCGGCCGCGTTCACGGTCCTGTACGTCGGGACGCTCCACAAGAGCCGGTTCATCCTCCCGGCCATCGACGTGGTAGGCTCCATGCCCGACGTCCGCCTCGTGATCGGGGGCACGAAAGCCCTCGCGGCGGAGGTCGCGGCTCGATGCGCCCAACACCCGAACACGACGTACCTTGGGCCGGTGCCCAACGAGCGTGTGTTGCCCCTGACCCTCGATGCGCACGCGGTCCTGTCCATGTTCGATCCCGCCCTGCGGATCAACCAGGTGGGGTTCCCGAACAAGATTTTCGAGGCCATGGCCGCGGGCCGTCCAGCCATCGTGACCGAGGGGCTTCCCATGTCCGACCTCGTGCTCCGGGAATCCTGCGGGCTCGCGGTGCCGTACACGACCACGGGCTTCCGGTCCGCGATCGAGCGTTTGCGGGGCGATCCCTCCCTCGCCGATCGCCTAGGCCGAAACGGGCTCGAGGCAGCCCGGCGAACGTACAACTGGCAGGCGGAGTCCCAGAAGCTCGTGGCCCTGTACGAGGGTCTCGGGGCGTGA
- the wecB gene encoding UDP-N-acetylglucosamine 2-epimerase (non-hydrolyzing) — MARIVTIVGTRPEIIKMAPVVKALDGLDHEHVLVHSGQHYDLLMDRVFFRDMELREPDHRFELREESPPLQVATTMRQVADVADGADLVVVHGDTNTTLAGAVLANKLQRPLAHVEAGIRSFDRSMPEEINRTVTDLLSDLLFAPTPTAVENLRRENVTQAIHEVGNSVVDALMQNLPVAEARSRIHDRLDLRPRGYLLLTFHRAENVDRPEPLARALTAFEAAAEEAGLPIVFPIHPRTARRLQELGLEGRASALHALRRIEPVGYLDMLALEKEAALILTDSGGLQEEACFLHVPCVTLRENTERPETLDIGANVLTGTNPARVRTAVRKQLAAHRSWPNPYGDGTTSARIADIVDAFAGR; from the coding sequence ATGGCGCGCATCGTCACGATCGTCGGTACGCGCCCTGAGATTATCAAGATGGCGCCGGTGGTCAAGGCCCTGGACGGGCTGGACCACGAACACGTCCTCGTCCACTCCGGGCAGCACTACGACCTCCTCATGGACCGCGTCTTCTTCCGGGACATGGAGCTCCGCGAGCCCGACCACCGCTTCGAACTGCGCGAGGAGTCCCCGCCGCTCCAGGTGGCCACGACGATGCGGCAGGTCGCGGACGTCGCCGACGGCGCGGACCTCGTCGTCGTTCACGGTGACACGAACACCACGCTCGCGGGCGCGGTCCTCGCGAACAAGCTCCAGCGCCCGCTCGCCCATGTGGAGGCCGGCATACGGTCCTTCGACCGGAGCATGCCCGAGGAGATCAACCGCACAGTCACCGACCTGCTCTCCGACCTGCTGTTCGCCCCGACGCCCACGGCGGTGGAGAACCTGCGCCGGGAGAACGTGACCCAGGCGATCCACGAAGTGGGGAACAGCGTGGTCGACGCCCTGATGCAGAACCTGCCGGTCGCCGAGGCGCGTTCGCGGATCCACGATCGCCTCGACCTCCGTCCGCGCGGGTATCTGCTGCTCACCTTCCACCGAGCCGAGAACGTGGACCGCCCGGAACCCCTGGCCCGCGCCCTCACCGCGTTCGAGGCGGCAGCCGAGGAAGCCGGCCTGCCCATCGTGTTCCCCATCCACCCCCGCACCGCGCGGCGCCTGCAGGAACTGGGCCTCGAAGGGCGCGCGTCCGCCCTGCATGCCCTGCGCCGGATCGAGCCCGTGGGCTATCTCGACATGCTCGCCTTGGAGAAGGAAGCCGCCCTCATCCTGACGGATTCGGGCGGACTCCAGGAGGAGGCGTGCTTCCTGCACGTTCCCTGCGTGACCCTGCGCGAGAACACGGAGCGACCCGAGACGCTGGACATCGGCGCGAACGTGCTCACGGGGACGAACCCCGCGCGCGTCCGCACCGCGGTGCGCAAGCAGCTCGCCGCCCACCGGTCCTGGCCCAACCCGTACGGCGACGGCACGACCTCGGCGCGGATCGCGGACATCGTCGACGCCTTCGCGGGTCGATGA
- a CDS encoding glycosyltransferase, whose amino-acid sequence MTKKYSICVTNFNSIRTVESWASSLLRNVGEEDEVVVVDAGSADGSGDWLRSWCLAHGYVFLTRKSNRGQARDVASRGAHGDYLIHHVDTDDVVVALPEAKRLYHEVLETDAVTGARRAFWCHGFFIVPRAMYAEVGGYAPLQHYEDRLLGYRLAVKGWLTKSERVSAVRKRTDPRRTTVIAQLRRRIEALRDGFRLGFVEIWTRWSYPLIPIAFAMALFMKHYPYRKDWERMDIHRDELIVSWIDRNHLKDKLLPVR is encoded by the coding sequence ATGACGAAGAAGTACAGCATCTGCGTGACGAACTTCAACTCCATCCGGACCGTGGAGAGTTGGGCGAGCTCGCTGCTCCGCAACGTGGGAGAGGAGGACGAGGTCGTCGTCGTCGACGCGGGCAGCGCGGATGGCTCGGGAGATTGGCTGAGGTCCTGGTGCCTCGCGCACGGCTACGTCTTCCTCACACGGAAGTCGAACCGGGGACAGGCCCGTGACGTTGCATCCCGAGGGGCCCACGGCGACTACCTGATCCATCATGTCGACACGGACGATGTCGTGGTCGCCCTCCCCGAGGCCAAACGACTCTACCACGAGGTCTTGGAGACGGACGCGGTCACGGGGGCACGGCGCGCTTTCTGGTGCCACGGCTTCTTCATCGTCCCGCGCGCCATGTACGCCGAGGTCGGCGGCTATGCGCCCCTCCAGCACTACGAGGACCGCCTGCTCGGATACCGCCTGGCGGTCAAGGGATGGCTCACGAAGTCGGAACGCGTCTCCGCGGTCCGGAAGCGGACCGATCCCCGAAGGACGACCGTCATCGCCCAGCTGCGGCGGAGGATCGAGGCCCTCCGGGACGGATTCCGCCTCGGGTTCGTGGAGATCTGGACCCGCTGGAGTTATCCGCTCATCCCGATCGCGTTCGCAATGGCCCTGTTCATGAAGCACTACCCGTACCGGAAGGACTGGGAGCGGATGGACATCCACCGGGACGAACTCATCGTTTCCTGGATCGACCGAAACCATCTCAAGGACAAGCTCCTTCCCGTGCGCTGA
- a CDS encoding glycosyltransferase family 4 protein, which yields MASGPSHPGNRHGNRIAIAAGGPGPSGISTYVTELGRALTVRGHEVEVLIPESPPRRRRATDRIVPSALARPRSAWLRERLRELHPDIAHIVSSDMLAVDLGVPTVWTAWHTPHGLMSRWRASIAMRSYGTRQVLWEIAESWTGYRLDSEALRHCAAVAAVSQRLARELSTRGWDASWVPPILSLAGRGVPRTLPETPRVLFSSANLGAPRKGLDLLGKALQSFGDRIPFELDFIGAPDARATGLLRGPTADATVRMHGRVDLNRARDIMRDATVLAMPSRSEEFGYVALEALALGLPVVTFEVPTLDELVDSGCGRVVPPFDVDAFGHALQEVTTDEALYRRLSEGALRKSLAHSPDACMPHLEALYERTRADAASQHLP from the coding sequence GTGGCTTCGGGGCCGTCCCATCCTGGAAACCGTCACGGGAACCGCATCGCCATCGCCGCGGGGGGCCCGGGCCCTTCCGGCATCAGCACCTACGTCACCGAGCTCGGGCGCGCCCTCACCGTTCGCGGCCACGAGGTCGAGGTCCTGATCCCGGAATCCCCGCCGAGGCGCCGCCGCGCGACGGACCGAATCGTCCCGAGCGCTCTGGCCCGACCCCGGTCGGCTTGGTTGCGGGAGCGGCTCCGTGAGCTGCATCCCGACATCGCCCACATCGTCTCCTCCGACATGCTCGCGGTGGACCTAGGCGTCCCGACCGTGTGGACGGCGTGGCACACGCCACATGGGCTCATGTCCCGGTGGCGCGCGAGCATTGCGATGCGCTCCTACGGCACGCGTCAGGTGCTCTGGGAGATCGCCGAGTCGTGGACCGGTTACCGGCTGGACAGCGAAGCGCTCCGGCATTGCGCTGCCGTCGCAGCGGTCAGCCAGCGCCTTGCCCGAGAGCTTTCGACGCGCGGTTGGGACGCGTCGTGGGTTCCTCCCATCCTCTCTTTGGCAGGACGCGGGGTGCCCCGGACCCTGCCCGAGACTCCGCGGGTCCTCTTCTCCTCTGCGAATCTCGGTGCGCCGCGCAAGGGGCTCGACCTCCTGGGGAAAGCGCTGCAATCCTTCGGAGACCGGATCCCGTTCGAGCTCGATTTCATCGGCGCGCCCGATGCCCGGGCCACAGGCCTCTTGCGCGGACCGACGGCGGACGCAACGGTCCGGATGCACGGGCGCGTGGATCTCAATCGGGCCCGGGACATCATGCGGGATGCCACCGTCCTAGCCATGCCAAGTCGATCCGAAGAGTTCGGGTACGTGGCCCTCGAAGCACTCGCGCTGGGTCTTCCCGTGGTCACCTTCGAGGTTCCCACCCTGGACGAGCTGGTGGACTCAGGGTGCGGGCGGGTCGTGCCTCCCTTCGACGTGGATGCCTTCGGCCACGCGCTCCAGGAGGTCACGACGGACGAGGCGCTCTACCGACGCCTCTCGGAGGGGGCGCTGCGGAAATCCCTTGCGCACTCCCCCGACGCGTGCATGCCGCACCTGGAGGCCCTGTACGAACGCACGCGCGCCGACGCCGCTTCCCAGCATCTACCATGA